From Xenopus laevis strain J_2021 chromosome 7L, Xenopus_laevis_v10.1, whole genome shotgun sequence, one genomic window encodes:
- the nat14.L gene encoding N-acetyltransferase 14 → MPFINESQLSVREMREEEAPVVLEMLKDGFKDTENRLILYILTRPMTLLLMAIASSGLRFFLNSFCVALVIPVLLTIVGLKLLLWRSPDLKQIYSYYSIGQRKIWVAVYDQDDICGCVALEPTQDSQSVELKRMSVSRWYRRSGVGTHLLKFFEGHAKKKGFQCIVLYTSVVAKAATGLFMKCGYKVTDGWNWLGYTIVQEFRKDI, encoded by the exons ATGCCCTTTATCAATGAGAGCCAGCTGTCTGTGCGGGAGATGCGGGAGGAGGAAGCACCTGTGGTACTGGAAATGCTCAAG GATGGCTTTAAGGATACAGAGAACCGTTTAATCCTCTACATTCTGACGCGGCCTATGACTTTACTGCTTATGGCTATAGCAAGTAGCGGTCTGCGCTTCTTCCTCAACTCCTTTTGCGTTGCGCTTGTCATTCCTGTTCTTCTCACGATTGTGGGCCTGAAGTTATTGCTGTGGCGCTCTCCCGACCTGAAGCAGATCTACTCATATTACAGCATTGGCCAACGCAAAATCTGGGTGGCAGTGTACGACCAAGATGACATCTGTGGGTGCGTGGCGCTTGAGCCTACCCAAGATTCTCAGTCAGTTGAGCTGAAGAGGATGTCAGTCAGCCGCTGGTACAGACGGTCAGGAGTGGGAACCCATCTTTTAAAGTTCTTTGAGGGCCATGCTAAGAAGAAAGGCTTTCAGTGCATCGTGCTCTACACTTCTGTGGTCGCAAAAGCAGCCACTGGACTCTTTATGAAGTGCGGATACAAAGTCACCGACGGCTGGAATTGGCTTGGCTACACTATTGTGCAGGAGTTTAGGAAAGACATTTAG